A section of the Cryobacterium soli genome encodes:
- a CDS encoding Asp23/Gls24 family envelope stress response protein — MANEDIRPTAPTVASPTGARVDRPESRTTESVSGEAHGKNTISDNVVSKVAGIAAREVPGVFALGGGASRALGAIRGAVGQDDLSQGIKVEVGETQAAVDITIVVEYPAPIQQVADAVRTQVTNAITNLVGLDVVEVNVAVNDVHLPTDDQDEQAEARVS, encoded by the coding sequence ATGGCTAACGAAGACATCCGCCCCACCGCCCCCACCGTTGCGAGCCCCACCGGCGCGCGGGTGGATCGGCCGGAGTCCCGCACCACGGAATCCGTGAGCGGTGAAGCCCACGGCAAGAACACCATCTCCGACAACGTCGTGTCCAAGGTCGCCGGCATCGCTGCCCGTGAGGTCCCCGGCGTCTTCGCGCTCGGCGGCGGGGCGTCCCGTGCCCTCGGCGCCATCCGTGGTGCGGTCGGCCAGGACGACCTGAGCCAGGGCATCAAGGTCGAGGTGGGCGAGACCCAGGCCGCCGTCGACATCACCATCGTGGTGGAGTACCCCGCGCCGATCCAGCAGGTCGCCGACGCCGTGCGCACCCAGGTGACCAACGCCATCACCAACCTCGTCGGTCTGGACGTCGTCGAGGTCAATGTGGCCGTCAACGACGTCCACCTGCCCACCGACGACCAGGACGAACAGGCTGAGGCTCGCGTCTCATGA
- a CDS encoding DUF2273 domain-containing protein, whose protein sequence is MSASVTGIAVGAVLAFAILVFGFWGFLLVAVFMAVGLLIGRILDGKLDPRGLANALSGKRTS, encoded by the coding sequence ATGAGTGCATCAGTCACCGGCATCGCCGTCGGCGCCGTTCTCGCGTTCGCGATCCTCGTGTTCGGCTTCTGGGGCTTTCTCCTCGTGGCCGTGTTCATGGCCGTCGGCCTCCTGATCGGGCGGATCCTCGACGGCAAGCTCGACCCGCGCGGGCTTGCGAATGCGCTGAGCGGAAAACGAACCTCCTGA
- a CDS encoding DUF2975 domain-containing protein, translating into MRSGMWSALTVLLIVVLLGTAAVQVWVLPASVAAVVATFPVVTPIALPGVIWGILAIACWQAIAVIGLRLVALARGQRLERALRGWLRAIVGCLLVFVLLVAAAFIALNMLEYATPGLMFALLGSGVLAVVAAAAVLRYLGVRPAPLV; encoded by the coding sequence ATGCGTTCAGGAATGTGGTCCGCGCTGACGGTGCTGCTCATCGTGGTACTCCTCGGGACCGCGGCCGTGCAGGTGTGGGTGCTACCCGCGTCGGTGGCGGCAGTGGTCGCCACCTTCCCTGTTGTGACGCCGATCGCGCTGCCCGGCGTGATCTGGGGCATTCTCGCCATCGCCTGCTGGCAGGCCATCGCCGTCATCGGCCTGAGACTGGTGGCGCTCGCCAGGGGCCAGAGGCTCGAGCGGGCACTGCGGGGCTGGTTGCGCGCCATCGTGGGTTGCCTGCTGGTGTTCGTGCTGCTCGTGGCCGCGGCCTTCATCGCGCTGAACATGCTGGAGTATGCGACGCCGGGGCTGATGTTCGCGCTGCTCGGCAGCGGCGTTCTGGCCGTGGTCGCTGCCGCAGCAGTCCTTCGCTATTTGGGAGTAAGGCCCGCGCCGCTCGTGTGA